One genomic segment of Streptomyces sp. RKND-216 includes these proteins:
- a CDS encoding MaoC/PaaZ C-terminal domain-containing protein has product MPIDVTRALSAGPRSTRLTWDHRDVRLYHLGIGAGIPATEPAELRYTLESRLHVLPAFATVAGGAMDWADAVSAPGVDVDLAAVLHGGQDLTLHRPLPVSGDVVRTSTLTAVHDKGGAAVLVVQAEAADAEGPLWTSEAQVFVRGEGGFGGARGPSGRPPAPEGDPDRVVERPLREDQALLYRLSGDDNPLHADPDFARRAGFARPVLHGLCSYGVVLKAAVDTECASDVTRVRRCTARFTGVAYPGETLRVAFRRATAGVLRAEVTAAERDDAPVLGALIELLGPGAGSGAAAHAGAGS; this is encoded by the coding sequence ATGCCGATCGACGTCACCCGCGCCCTGTCCGCAGGGCCCCGCAGCACCCGGCTGACCTGGGACCACCGGGACGTGCGCCTCTATCACCTCGGCATCGGTGCCGGGATCCCCGCCACCGAGCCCGCCGAACTCCGCTACACCCTGGAGAGCCGGCTGCACGTGCTGCCCGCCTTCGCCACCGTGGCGGGCGGGGCCATGGACTGGGCGGACGCCGTCTCCGCGCCCGGTGTGGACGTCGATCTGGCCGCCGTGCTGCACGGCGGCCAGGACCTCACGCTCCACCGCCCCCTGCCGGTGAGCGGCGACGTCGTCCGGACGTCCACGCTGACCGCCGTGCACGACAAGGGCGGCGCCGCGGTCCTCGTGGTCCAGGCCGAAGCGGCGGACGCGGAGGGCCCGTTGTGGACCAGCGAGGCGCAGGTCTTCGTCCGCGGTGAGGGAGGTTTCGGCGGTGCCCGGGGCCCGTCCGGCCGCCCGCCCGCGCCCGAAGGAGACCCGGACCGGGTGGTGGAACGCCCGCTCCGCGAGGACCAGGCACTCCTCTACCGCCTCAGCGGTGACGACAACCCGCTGCACGCCGATCCCGACTTCGCCCGCCGCGCCGGCTTCGCGCGCCCCGTCCTGCACGGCCTGTGCAGCTACGGCGTCGTCCTGAAGGCAGCCGTCGACACCGAGTGCGCGAGCGACGTGACCCGCGTGCGGCGCTGCACCGCCCGCTTCACCGGTGTCGCCTATCCGGGCGAGACGCTGCGGGTCGCCTTCCGCCGCGCGACCGCGGGCGTTCTCCGTGCGGAGGTCACCGCCGCCGAACGCGACGACGCCCCGGTGCTGGGCGCGCTCATCGAACTCCTCGGCCCGGGCGCCGGGAGCGGAGCAGCCGCGCACGCGGGGGCCGGATCCTGA
- a CDS encoding Nif3-like dinuclear metal center hexameric protein, which yields MPVLSDVIAALDGLWPRERAEQWDAVGPVCGDPDTEVTRVLFAVDPVQEIADEAVALGAELLVTHHPLYLRGTTTVAADTFKGRVVHTLIRNGVALHVAHTNADRADPGVSDALAGALGLRVLRPLVPDPEDPAGRRGLGRICELETPLPLREFAALAAARLPATAQGVRAAGDRDRPVRTVAVCGGSGDSLFEQVRAAGVDAYLTADLRHHPASEAREHSPLALVDAAHFATEWPWCEQAAAELDAVSDRNGWGLRTHVSRTVTDPWTAHAASSATAATAPQAGFAVAPTNTGAPN from the coding sequence GTGCCCGTACTTTCCGACGTCATCGCCGCGCTCGACGGACTGTGGCCCCGTGAGCGCGCCGAGCAGTGGGACGCCGTCGGCCCGGTCTGCGGCGACCCGGACACCGAGGTGACCCGGGTCCTCTTCGCCGTCGACCCGGTGCAGGAGATCGCCGACGAGGCCGTCGCGCTCGGCGCCGAGCTGCTCGTCACCCACCACCCCCTGTACCTGCGCGGCACGACCACCGTCGCCGCCGACACCTTCAAGGGCCGCGTCGTCCACACCCTGATCCGGAACGGCGTCGCGCTCCACGTCGCGCACACCAACGCCGACCGCGCCGACCCCGGCGTCTCCGACGCCCTCGCGGGCGCTCTCGGCCTCCGCGTACTGCGCCCCCTGGTGCCGGACCCCGAGGACCCCGCCGGACGGCGCGGCCTCGGCCGCATCTGCGAACTCGAGACGCCGCTACCACTGCGTGAGTTCGCCGCGCTGGCCGCGGCCCGGCTGCCCGCCACCGCCCAGGGCGTACGTGCCGCAGGTGACCGCGACCGCCCCGTGCGCACCGTCGCGGTGTGCGGCGGCTCCGGCGACAGCCTCTTCGAGCAGGTACGTGCCGCCGGTGTGGACGCCTACCTCACCGCCGACCTGCGCCACCACCCCGCGTCCGAGGCTCGTGAGCACTCGCCGCTCGCCCTCGTCGACGCCGCCCACTTCGCCACCGAGTGGCCCTGGTGCGAGCAGGCCGCCGCCGAGCTCGACGCCGTATCCGACCGCAACGGCTGGGGCCTGCGCACGCACGTCTCCCGCACGGTCACCGACCCCTGGACCGCCCACGCGGCGTCCTCCGCAACCGCCGCGACGGCCCCCCAGGCGGGGTTCGCCGTCGCACCGACGAACACTGGAGCCCCCAACTGA
- a CDS encoding C4-type zinc ribbon domain-containing protein, with translation MNAAPADQIRLLDVQDLDTRLAQLAHRRRALPEHEEIQTLEADLSQLRDLLVAARTEESDTAREQTKAEQDVDQVRRRAARDQQRLDSGMVTNPKDLESLQSEIASLAKRQGDLEDVVLEVMERRESAQERAAELADRVAAVEAKAGDATSRRDAAVQELDAETASVRKEREVVAGSVPADLMKLYEKIREQQGGVGAAKLYQRRCEGCRLELNITEINEMRAAAEDAVVRCENCRRILVRTPESGL, from the coding sequence CTGAACGCCGCGCCCGCCGACCAGATCCGACTCCTCGACGTCCAGGACCTCGACACGCGCCTCGCGCAGCTCGCGCACCGGCGCCGTGCACTGCCCGAGCACGAGGAGATCCAGACCCTGGAGGCCGACCTCAGCCAGCTCCGCGACCTCCTCGTCGCCGCCCGCACCGAGGAGAGCGACACCGCCCGCGAGCAGACGAAGGCCGAGCAGGACGTCGACCAGGTGCGCCGGCGCGCCGCACGCGACCAGCAGCGCCTCGACTCCGGCATGGTCACCAACCCGAAGGACCTGGAGAGCCTGCAGAGCGAGATCGCCTCGCTCGCCAAGCGTCAGGGCGACCTCGAGGACGTCGTCCTGGAGGTCATGGAGCGCCGCGAGTCCGCGCAGGAGCGCGCCGCCGAACTCGCCGACCGCGTCGCCGCCGTCGAGGCCAAGGCGGGCGACGCCACCTCCCGCCGCGACGCCGCCGTCCAGGAGCTCGACGCCGAAACCGCGTCCGTGCGCAAGGAGCGCGAGGTCGTCGCCGGGTCCGTGCCCGCCGACCTGATGAAGCTGTACGAGAAGATCCGCGAGCAGCAGGGCGGCGTCGGCGCCGCCAAGCTCTACCAGCGGCGCTGCGAGGGATGCCGCCTGGAGCTCAACATCACCGAAATCAACGAGATGCGGGCCGCCGCCGAGGACGCCGTCGTGCGGTGCGAGAACTGCCGCCGCATCCTCGTCCGCACGCCCGAGTCCGGTCTCTGA
- a CDS encoding bifunctional RNase H/acid phosphatase codes for MAPAHSGRTFVVEADGGSRGNPGPAGYGAVVRDAATGETLREAAEFIGRATNNVAEYRGLVAGLRAARELDPSAAVRVRMDSKLVVEQMSGRWKIKHADMRALAGEARGVYPPGAVSYEWIPRAENKHADRLANEAMDAGKRGQQWSPSGSTADLDTRADRAATGPSAATAPATAADPAPATAAPAAPPPGWGPDLGPPTTFVLLRHGETELTPQKRFSGSGGSDPGLSGTGRQQAEAAAAALAARGTVQAVVTSPLRRCRETADVVATRLGRDVRVEDGLRETDFGDWEGLTFSEVRTRHPHDLEKWLASPDAEPTGGGESFATVARRVAVARDKLLARYPGKTVLLVTHVTPVKTLARLALGAPPESLFRMELAAASLTAVAYYADGNSSLRLLNDTSHLR; via the coding sequence ATGGCCCCCGCGCACAGCGGCCGCACGTTCGTCGTCGAGGCGGACGGCGGCTCGCGCGGCAACCCCGGCCCGGCCGGGTACGGCGCCGTGGTCCGTGACGCCGCCACCGGCGAAACGCTGCGCGAGGCGGCCGAGTTCATCGGCCGCGCCACCAACAACGTCGCCGAGTACCGCGGCCTGGTGGCCGGGCTGCGCGCGGCCCGCGAGCTGGACCCGTCGGCGGCGGTGCGCGTGCGGATGGACTCCAAGCTGGTCGTGGAGCAGATGTCCGGCCGCTGGAAGATCAAGCACGCGGACATGCGTGCCCTGGCGGGCGAGGCGCGCGGCGTCTACCCGCCCGGTGCCGTCTCCTACGAGTGGATCCCGCGCGCCGAGAACAAGCACGCCGACCGGCTCGCCAACGAGGCGATGGACGCCGGCAAGCGCGGGCAGCAGTGGTCGCCCTCCGGCTCGACCGCCGACCTCGACACCCGCGCCGACCGCGCCGCCACCGGTCCCTCAGCGGCGACCGCCCCCGCCACGGCAGCGGACCCCGCCCCCGCCACGGCCGCGCCCGCCGCCCCACCCCCCGGCTGGGGCCCGGACCTCGGCCCGCCCACCACCTTTGTGCTCCTCCGGCACGGCGAGACCGAACTGACTCCGCAGAAGCGCTTCTCGGGCTCCGGCGGCAGCGACCCCGGCCTCTCCGGCACCGGCCGACAGCAGGCCGAGGCGGCCGCCGCCGCGCTGGCCGCCCGCGGCACCGTGCAGGCCGTCGTCACCTCGCCGCTGCGCCGCTGCCGCGAGACCGCCGACGTCGTCGCCACCCGCCTCGGACGCGACGTCCGCGTCGAAGACGGCCTCCGTGAGACGGACTTCGGCGACTGGGAGGGCCTGACCTTCTCCGAGGTGCGCACCCGCCACCCGCACGACCTGGAGAAGTGGCTCGCCTCCCCGGACGCCGAACCCACCGGCGGCGGCGAAAGCTTTGCCACCGTCGCCCGGCGCGTCGCCGTGGCCCGCGACAAGCTCCTCGCCCGCTACCCGGGGAAGACGGTCCTCCTCGTCACCCACGTCACCCCGGTCAAGACCCTGGCCCGCCTGGCGCTGGGCGCACCCCCGGAGTCGCTGTTCCGCATGGAACTCGCCGCGGCCTCGCTCACCGCCGTCGCCTACTACGCCGACGGCAACTCCTCCCTCCGCCTCCTTAACGACACCTCCCACCTCCGCTGA
- the msrA gene encoding peptide-methionine (S)-S-oxide reductase MsrA, whose product MSDTFVHRLPTPEEALPGRAERAFPLPEKHAELGTPLLGPYPEGTEIADFALGCFWGAERRFWRTPGVWTTLVGFQGGRTPHPVSDEVASGRTGHAETVRVVFDPRRVTYAQLLQVFWEGHDPTQGMRQGNDIGTHCRSALFVHSPQQEEAAEASREAYQRALSDAGHGGITTEILPAENFPFYPGETRHQQYLHHNPLGYCGFGGTGVTCPAGTT is encoded by the coding sequence ATGTCCGACACCTTCGTCCACCGCCTGCCGACGCCCGAGGAGGCGCTGCCCGGGCGCGCCGAGCGCGCCTTCCCGCTGCCGGAGAAGCACGCCGAGCTCGGCACCCCGCTGCTCGGCCCGTACCCGGAGGGCACCGAGATCGCGGACTTCGCCCTCGGCTGCTTCTGGGGCGCCGAGCGCCGGTTCTGGCGTACGCCCGGGGTGTGGACGACCCTCGTCGGCTTCCAGGGCGGGCGCACCCCGCACCCCGTCTCCGACGAGGTCGCCTCCGGGCGCACCGGCCACGCGGAGACGGTCCGTGTCGTCTTCGACCCCCGGCGGGTGACGTACGCGCAGCTGCTCCAGGTCTTCTGGGAGGGCCACGACCCCACGCAGGGCATGCGGCAGGGCAACGACATCGGCACGCACTGCCGTTCGGCGCTCTTCGTGCACTCTCCGCAGCAGGAGGAGGCGGCGGAGGCGAGCCGGGAGGCGTATCAGCGGGCTTTGTCCGATGCCGGTCACGGCGGCATCACCACGGAGATCCTGCCCGCCGAAAACTTCCCCTTCTACCCGGGGGAGACCCGCCACCAGCAGTACCTCCACCACAACCCCCTCGGCTACTGCGGCTTCGGCGGAACCGGCGTCACCTGCCCGGCGGGCACGACCTGA
- the eda gene encoding bifunctional 4-hydroxy-2-oxoglutarate aldolase/2-dehydro-3-deoxy-phosphogluconate aldolase: MTATPPAALSPVLDLAPVVPVVVLEDAVDAVPLARALVEGGLPAIEVTLRTRAASEVIARITAEVPEAVVGAGTVLSPAHVRAAVDAGARFLVSPGCTDLLLRSLRESALPFLPGVSTASEVLALLEQGVTDMKFFPAEAAGGAAYLRALSSPLPRARFCPTGGVSASTAADYLALPNVACVGGSWMLPDDALAARDWSRVTRLAREAATLHIPG; encoded by the coding sequence ATGACCGCCACACCGCCCGCAGCGCTGTCGCCCGTGCTGGACCTCGCCCCCGTCGTGCCGGTCGTCGTCCTGGAGGACGCCGTCGACGCGGTGCCGCTGGCCCGGGCATTGGTCGAGGGCGGCCTGCCCGCGATCGAGGTCACCCTCCGCACGCGGGCCGCGTCCGAGGTGATCGCCCGCATCACGGCGGAGGTCCCGGAGGCGGTGGTGGGCGCGGGCACCGTGCTGTCCCCCGCTCACGTCCGCGCCGCCGTCGACGCCGGGGCGCGCTTCCTGGTCAGCCCCGGCTGCACGGACCTGCTGCTGCGCTCGCTGCGCGAGTCCGCGCTGCCCTTCCTGCCGGGGGTGTCCACGGCGTCAGAGGTGCTCGCCCTGCTCGAACAGGGCGTCACCGACATGAAGTTCTTCCCCGCCGAGGCGGCGGGCGGCGCGGCGTACCTGCGGGCGCTCTCCTCGCCCCTTCCCCGCGCCCGCTTCTGCCCCACGGGGGGCGTCTCCGCGTCCACCGCGGCCGACTACCTGGCCCTGCCCAACGTCGCCTGCGTCGGCGGCTCCTGGATGCTTCCCGACGACGCCCTCGCCGCCCGCGACTGGTCCCGCGTCACCCGGCTCGCCCGCGAGGCGGCCACGCTCCACATCCCGGGCTGA
- the yaaA gene encoding peroxide stress protein YaaA, which produces MLVLLPPSEGKATVNRGAVLALDGLSLPGLTAAREAVLAELVELCSGDEEKAREVLGLSEGLRGEVAKNAGLRNAPTRPAGEIYTGVLYDALGLASLSPAAKRRASRSLLVFSALWGAVGVKDRIPAYRCSGGAKLPGLGPLAAHWRGPLAEALPEAAGDGLVLDLRSSAYAAMWRPKGALAERTATVRVLHSTLVDGREKRTVVSHFNKATKGRIVRALLESGAAPRTPAELAATLRELGHTVEGDAPSGQGRPWQLDVIVTEI; this is translated from the coding sequence GTGCTGGTGCTGCTGCCGCCGTCGGAGGGGAAAGCCACCGTGAACCGGGGGGCCGTCCTCGCTCTGGACGGGCTGTCGCTGCCGGGCCTGACGGCCGCGCGGGAGGCGGTGCTCGCCGAGCTGGTCGAGCTCTGCTCCGGCGATGAGGAGAAGGCCCGCGAGGTGCTGGGCCTCAGCGAAGGGCTGCGCGGCGAGGTCGCGAAGAACGCGGGTCTGCGCAACGCGCCCACCCGCCCGGCCGGGGAGATCTACACCGGCGTGCTGTACGACGCCCTCGGCCTGGCGTCGCTGAGCCCGGCGGCCAAACGGCGCGCCTCCCGTTCGCTGCTGGTCTTCTCCGCCCTGTGGGGTGCGGTCGGGGTCAAGGACCGCATTCCGGCGTACCGCTGCTCGGGCGGCGCGAAGCTTCCCGGTCTGGGCCCGCTCGCCGCGCACTGGCGCGGCCCGCTGGCCGAGGCGCTGCCGGAGGCGGCCGGGGACGGGCTGGTGCTGGACCTGCGATCCTCCGCCTACGCCGCGATGTGGAGGCCGAAGGGGGCTCTCGCGGAGCGCACGGCGACCGTCCGCGTGCTGCACTCCACCCTCGTGGACGGCCGGGAGAAGCGGACCGTGGTGTCGCACTTCAACAAGGCGACGAAGGGCCGCATCGTCCGCGCCCTGCTGGAGTCCGGCGCGGCGCCGCGCACCCCTGCCGAACTGGCCGCCACGCTGCGGGAACTGGGCCACACCGTGGAGGGCGACGCACCGTCCGGGCAGGGTCGGCCCTGGCAGCTCGACGTGATCGTCACCGAGATCTGA